The following proteins are encoded in a genomic region of Oryzias melastigma strain HK-1 unplaced genomic scaffold, ASM292280v2 sc00283, whole genome shotgun sequence:
- the LOC112140912 gene encoding gastrula zinc finger protein XlCGF7.1-like, which produces MRTHTREKPFCCQECDKSFHNAANLKQHMRTHTGEKPFQCQECDKSFSQTSSLKTHLRIHTGEKPFCCRECHKSFHDAANLKKHMRTHTGEKPFQCQECDKTFSQKSSLKSHMRTHTGEKPFCCQECDKSFSHVSSLKIHMRTHTGEKPFHCQECDKIFCDLSGFRRHMIAHTGEPFSCKECDKSFSRVSSLKRHMRTHTGEKPFWCQECDKCFRHGSNLKRHMRTHRGEKPFCCPKCDTSFCHASTLQSHIRTHTGEKHFCCQDCNKGFSHISRLKSHIRTHTR; this is translated from the coding sequence atgagaactcacacaagagagaagcctttttgttgtcaagaatgtgataaaagttttcatAATGCAGCCAATCTCAAACAGCATATGAGAACTCATACTGGAGAAAAGCCTTTTCAatgtcaagaatgtgataaaagttttagtcaaacatCTAGTCTCAAAACACACTTaagaattcatacaggagagaagcctttttgttgTCGAGAATGTCATAAAAGTTTTCATGATGCAGCAAATCTCAAAAAGCATATGAGAACTCATACTGGAGAAAAGCCTTTTCAatgtcaagaatgtgataaaacttttagtcaaaaatctagtctcaaatcacacatgagaactcatacaggagagaagcctttttgttgtcaagaatgtgataaaagttttagtcacgTATCTAGTCTCAaaatacacatgagaactcatacaggcgAGAAGCCTTTTCActgtcaagaatgtgataaaatcTTTTGTGACCTATCTGGTTTCAGAAGACACATGATAGCTCATACTGGAGAGccattttcttgtaaagaatgtgataaaagttttagtcgcGTATCtagtctcaaaagacacatgagaactcatacaggagaaaaacctttttggtgtcaagaatgtgataaatGTTTTCGTCATGGATCaaatctcaaaagacacatgagaactcacagaGGGGAGAAGCCTTTTTGTTGTCCAAAATGTGATACAAGTTTTTGTCATGCATCAACCCTTCAATCACACataagaactcatacaggagaaaagcatttttgttgtCAAGACTGTAATAAAGGTTTTAGTCATATATCTAGACTCAAATCACACATAAGAACTCATACAAGATAG